From Loxodonta africana isolate mLoxAfr1 chromosome 16, mLoxAfr1.hap2, whole genome shotgun sequence:
TATTATTCCTGAAGGTTTTATGATCTTCATTAAAACTTAAGAATGTAGGGCTGCATTGATTTTCTAAGCAgctattatgtattttttttttttctcagtcgttttaggcttgctttgttttgttcttgttaggtCCAGTTCTCTCTAGAATTCTTTATATGTGGACAGAATTTTAGGGTgagtattcagaaaaaaaaagagatgtagGACAAGGGGAATTCAAGGGTCTTAATGTGCAGTTGTCTAGGGTTGTTTCATTTTGCACCCACAGCTGgcaaataaaacagaaagtaTGTTGATGGATTGATgcaggcagattttttttttctgtcaatttCTCAATTTGAGAACCCTTTTTATTACTCCTGTCTACTACTGCAATGGCTAATGCTTTGTTAAAGCAACTATGAgcccttctttttcctttccctacTCTCCTGCCACCACAGATCTATTCTCCTTTGCTAAAATAACTGCACATTTGTCACAGGTTTCTGCTCACACAAGCTTCCTTATTCATCAACAGCTTACACTGTGTTTTTCTTCAGGATATGCCTGTCTTCTCATTATCTGCATTGTTATGGGGATTATTCATTAATATTGCTTATTGTAGTATCAAGAAGAATGAGTGGCTTAGGCTTGTGCCAAGCTGTAATACTGAACCAGAAATTTTTAGGCATATTATTGTAAATTTGTTTCTCCTGTCAAAACACAATTTATTCCAAAATCTGAATTTCCAAATCTAAATCCATTGTAAACTAGCTAATATACAATTTTTTTCATTGAATCTGTTTTTGCTAATGTAATCAATAATGTGTTAATTTGTCTTTGGGTCCCTGAAGCCAAACTATGCAGTGATTTAGAGAGGTATACCCCTGAGAAATATTTTCtccttcaaaaataatttttttttaattttggtagtTATTGTTTGCCAAAATAATATAAGATGGGGAGAAAAACTAGGAAACAAGAGGAGAAAGGTTATTCGGCAGAGGAGAAGTAGGAGTAGGAGGGCAAGACaggagaagaaaaatagaaaaaggaggaggagaaataagtgacaagagaaaaataaatggagaTTGGTAAAATACTCAGTGATTTCAAATCTGAAGCTATGATCCTGTTCGTAGTTTTGGTGCCTTTCCCTATAAAACCATGAAAACAGCAAACATCTTGCCCTGTTTCTCAACATTAATTCTCTTGGTAAATCAAAATTCAGGTGAGATTCTCCCACcaggatttatttttaaatcctcATGTATCCAGGGAGTTATGGTGCTAAAGTTTATGGATATAAAAtacaaacagaaaaatttaaaaacagttatGGATTAGAGTAAAATGATGAGTATTCTGAAtgagaaataagtaaataaattccAAATTCAATATCGATGTTTGGAATAACGATGTGAAAATGAAAACCAGCCAATGCAGAATTCAGGTAATATTACTATCGTGTGGCTGGAGTTGGagtttaaatttttataaaagattttaatattgattgtatgttctgtatgtcatgtaataaaataaaatattgaggTCTGCAGATTCTGAAAGTGTAAATGGAAGCTATACAGGTTTCTGGCAGGAGAGATAGAGGACCAAGGATAAGGAGGGAACAAATTTTCCCTGAATGGCATTTTTGCTGGGAGCTCATGACTTTATTTACCCAGTGAGAAGTGCTggcttcatctttgtttccagaGAAAGATGAGTATCCATGATATAGACTCaaagttgataaaaaaaaaaaaaaaaagtggacagCAGAGAAAGGACACCTAAATGAAAATACCACTTGATCTCAGTTCCTGCTCACAGTATCTGCTGAATTCAGTCTTTACCATTTCCCAAACTTCACTACCTTCCTTCTAATTTCTTGATAAGGCTTTTATTCCTATTTCTTAATAACGAACATTTGCAAATTTCTGAACTTTGGAGGAATGATATTTTCTGTAGAGCAACTTGAGTTAATTATCAAtaagttttattttgcttttcctcATTGAGTATTTACAAATGGAAGTATTATCTCAGCTACAGCTTAAAGTTACCCCAAAACTGAAATGTCTTGAACAATTTAAAAGGATAAGGTTAGTTGGGGATTTGATTTTGAATCTTTTGCATAGTCTTTACCTAGAATTCTTTAGTAGTCATGCCAAgtgattaattttatttcttacaaCAAAATAGTACAGTTGTATGCATGTTTCTTAACAACATTTGTAATTGCTAGACACTCTTTCTCCTTGGAACTCCCACATTTTTATTATCTTCTAATTTCTCTATATGTAAATATCACATAATCTTTACTTCTGATTtagaatgatcttttttttttactaattcctCCTAATGCTCGTTTTCCTCCAATGTAAGCTGTTTTATGGAGTCTAAATAGTTCATTTTAATTCATCCATTAATTTAACAATAATTCAGCCCCCACCACCTGCAAATTATGATTCCGGATATGGAGTATACAATTATATTAATTAGGGAAATACATTTTATGTTAGAAAAATTTCACAATTTAGAGAGACTGATAGCGCAGTGTTATAAAAGCTGTATGAAGGAAACATGGAAAACTATTGTAAAAAAAGATAATCCAGAGTTGGGGAGAGATCGCAGATGAATATGTGGTGGGAAATAGCCTGGACGTTGAGTAGTAGTAATTTAGAAAACAGACTGGAAAGCCTAAGGGCAAATAAGGGCAGAGAATCGTGTTTGTGATAGTTATCCATTATGTTTGATAAACTGAATCTTGCTTAGTTTCATTAAAGGAGAGAGACTCAGAAAAGAGTAACGTAAGCTGATATGGGAATGTCATGGGAGCCTAGTTCACAAAGTAACTGGATTTGCTTTGCAGAGGAATTTAGCTTTTATTCTGAAAAAAACTTGAAGGtatgataaaataaagtaaaataaaatcagatATAATATGATTActcttatttaaaaacaaaacaaaaaacataatgCTCTTCAAGGATATTCAATTGTCTTGGATGAGAATTTGAACCCATAAAAAGGCAATTGAAGTATTACTGCAGACCACTCTCTAATTCTATGACACAGTAACATCAGTAAAGAGAGAAATATGGAGGTGACTTAGTCAATTTTTTAAAGGTAGAATTAAAGACATTGGTAAGTAATTAGAAGTGAGAGGAAAATATTAATAATGAATACTAGAATTTTCTTGCATGGAAATTTGGGCTGTTGATGTTGAACAGACAGGAATGATTCATAATAACCaataactggaaacaacccaattgtccatcacagaagaatggataaaaaaaattgtggattttacataccatggaatacaacacaacaatttaaaaattgaGTTACTGATGAATGGAACCGAAAGGCTGCATTTGCAaaaattcatctaaaatacattaacttAAGCAAATCAACCCAAACCTAATGAGTCCATACTGTATGCTTTAGTTGAGTGTGGAAAACAGATAAAACTAATCAATGGTGGTAGAAATCTGAACACTGATTGTTATTGATTGAAAAACTGCACAGACTATACAGTTGTAAAATGTGTAAACATGTATAGACCTgtctacttattttttaaaaattcaaatagaaTATACAGAAGCGGGGAAAGGTTTGAAGTTCATTTCTGATGTATGTATATAACCcctgccgttgagttaattctgactcatggcaaccttgtatcTCTATCAAGATGATGAAATAGATGTAggacataaaattaaaatttagagTATGTTATTGCCTAATCAATATAAGATCATACTTGAGCTTAAAAAGTATATTTGAAATTCATCAATATTGGTAACTTGTGAAGGCATGAATAAGATGAAATAATTCAGGAAGCTTACGTGGAGTGAAAGGAAAAGCAAGGCTAAGACAGTCGCTGGGgaacaataaaatataaacaatgaATTGAAGagggcataaaacaaatacaGAAATGTTTTTCTTGTTCTTGGAAATATTTGCCTTGTTTACAAGCCCCCTTTATACCAATATTCGAATTGAGGTAATAAATTTTAGAATagcttttatgtatttttaaagagtATGTATTGCCACAGCATGACgacatctgtgaaaaaaaaaataatttaaatcacTATACTATTTAAATAAGTATAATATAGCTATTAATTTTTTCTATAGAGCTTTTGTCAATTCCTTCTTACTTATGTTGGTTCTCACCAAAACATTATAGTCTGATATTTGCTCTCTTTGAACTACAAAATTCCatgggacttaaaaaaaaaaattcaaaatcataAAGTATATCATAATTTACTAAAACAATATTGAGCACTTTCTatgtaaaaattttaaacatgaTCAAAATGTCAAAGATGTATAAGTCATTTTTCTACTTTGAATAATGTATAattatatacatttatttatacTGAAAGGAAACTATGTGTTGCAATCCTGGTGCAAGCATAATGTGAAAAGAGGATGGAGGAATGACAGTTTCCACACGGTGGAAATGTGGCAAAGATCTGGGAAGACATGGAAATTCAGATGGATTGTGAATTACTGTTTTGATGACGGAAAACACAATGGGTAGTGAGGGGATGGGGGACACATTCCAGGTAAAACAATAGTTTGGACAATTATGTGAATTTTTGATGAATAGACACCTATCCAGCGTGGGCCTGGAATAGCAGTTGGCAGAGATATTTGCTATCAGACCAGGGATAGTATTCAGGTCAGACTACGCTTTAGTGAAAATGAATGCACAAAAGTAGGAACTAGTGAAATAAGGTGGGAGGTTTATAATGGTTCAGGTAACAGGGTCTGGATAGGATAGATGGATGAGAATAACGGGAAGAATATAATCCAGATGACCTCATGGTGCTGGGTGACCCATTAAATGTGGATGAAGAAGTACAATGAGGAGGTAAAGATGTGTCCAGAATGTTTGAATAATTGAACTAATGGTATCTTTAAGGTAGgaaccaaagaaaaatttatttagtcattcaataaatatttattcatattcatttttttcaagGTGTTATGAAGaagataaatttttgtatattttcacaTAGTGATGTGAGGTATATTGTGATAAgatataaatattataaaaatgcatAGTGTTCTTTTAATGGAAATATTACGTATTCACTTTAGGAGACTTTTAATTAGCCAGTTACTAATTAATTTTAAACTACCCATAATTTTACTGCCAAAGAAAAACATTATTAACATTTTGATACCTTCTTCACTTTTCTAAACACAGATACTGTCAAACCAATTTATAATATTCTAGTATTTTTCTAGTATATTAGACTCCTAATACTGTTaaagtgtatatgtatgtatactaaTGCATAATAATGACTTGGGATCCCGTGTTATTTCCTCAAATTACTAGTGATAACTTTCTCATATCATAACATATTATTAAGTGCATCATTTACTCTCTGAGCATTATTACATCCTACCATAAATTCCTTAACTTTTTTTCTACTTCTGGTGATATAGATTATTTCTATTTTCACTTAAATACATTAGAATGTGATATaaatctgctttcaaaatttaCATCAAACATACTATTTAGAATTTCTGATTTTATTCAGTGTTCTTCTACTCAGAGAATCTTTAATTATCCTAAAGTGTGTTTaatgtttatctattttttttgcATATTCTAATGCTGTtcttatttataaatttaatcCCTTCGTCTATCTGGATTTTTTCCATCTACAGTGAGAGGTGTAAAAGTAGCTTCTTGAAAAGTCTTGCTTCTTCCCTGCTCTGGGATTACATCTCTTTCACATCTtgatcataattttttttctatgtcaCTGTCTGTTTCTGGTCAATGTCATTGTATTTGACCTATTCTTGAGCCACAAACACAATCGTTAATATTATTACTGTAAGATCTTTTAATATGTATTTGGTAAATACATGCccgccttttatttttctttctttttttttttttactattttttcttatcattttactttttcttatacattttttaaagtaaactttGAGAAATTGAAGACACCTTCCCACATATCCTGTTTGAATAAATAGAGCGATTAAATTGCTAGTATAATAAGATTGGTTGaaaatttgttatatatattgtATTGATTGTCCTAAAATACATGTTCTTCATTTGTTCACTTATTTTATGTTCGTCCTGTAATAATCTTGAAGTTTTGAGTATataatctatttttttattgtgtgttagataaatgtttacagaacagattagtttctcattacataattaatacacatattgtttttcatgctttgtttctactctgtcctatagggtcgctatgagtcagaatcgactcggcagcaatgttttttttattgtttcatgacattggttgctgcGTACATAATATATTCGAGATTGAGATTGGCTTATTGAATAGTGTTGATTTTATATAAATATGGAAGTGAAACTTGTGGAATGTGCCAATTTATTTATGAGAGAGAATTAGAAAGAGTGGCTAAGGAAGAACATATGAGAAAAGGTGGAGAGGCAATGATTGCTACAGGGCAGTAATAGACATAAGACACAGCTCAATGTCTCAAAAGACAATAGGTCCTCAAGTCGTTGCTTATTGTCTATCACTATGCTCAaaatttaaagaatagaaatcaaTTCTTTCAGATTCAGACAAAAAAGTGTGTAATATTTCCAAGTCAACTGAAAAGTAAATGTCTTCTCAGATAAAATTCGGTGTGAGGTAAAACATCTTGAACCATTTCACAGGCAGCCTTTAGGGGGACTGACTTCCACCTGTCAAAGTCAAGTTCTTCCTCAAGTGGCCCAGCGTGATGACATTGGTCAAGACATAAGGAAAGAAACAATGtgggaaaagggaagggaagaaccCATACCATATATTCTCACTTTATAATTGTGCCTGGGACAGGCTTTGGACCTGATCTTATTGCCGTTTTCATGAGCATTATGCTCAGTCTAGCTGTTTTGTTTGCATTTGCACCATTTAAAGGAGAGCTGTAGAACAGAAAGACATTTGTGTTTCACCACAGTAAAGCCGTGAATAAAGAGTATGAAAGAGGTACACAGAGGTTCACAGATAAGCAGGGGTGAAGGTTAAATAACCAGAACTTATACATACCCATCTTATATCCCATCATCCAATCTGACCTTGCCTCTAGGCATTTTGGATGTGCTGGCTCAGAAAGGAGGACATATTACTAAAAACTAGGATGCCAGTTTAGATCTGGAAAAACTCTTTGGAAAACAATAATATCATTCTGTGAACATGGCCATGGCTATGTAACAATGAGTTACTCTGAAAATAAGTTAATTTAAATTATTTCACCCTACAATATTATATTTTATCTGTTATCCTCAGATGGAAAACAAGAGAGGAAATATCTCCATCATTACATACGTGGTCTTGCTGGGATTTGGGGACCTCAAAGAAGTCGGGACTGCCCTTTTCTCTTTGTTCCTCAGCCTTTATGTTGTCACACTGTGTGGTAACCTGTTGCTGATCCTCGCCGTCCAGACAAGCCCATACCTGTGCCACTTATCTTGTGTGGATGTTGGATACACAAGCAGTATTGCCCCTCAGCTGCTGAGGGAGGTCTTGGCTGGTGGTGTCACTATCTCCTTTCCTGCCTGTGTGGTGCAACTCTATGCTGTTGGGTCCCTGCTCACTGTAGAGTGTTTCCTCCTGGCCGTCATGTCCTATGATCGCTACTTGGCCATCTGTTGGCCCCTGAGATACTCAGTGCTTATGGACATCAGAACTTGTGTCAAGCTGGCAGTTGGATCATGgattggtggttttctttttgtggGAATTGTGCTAATTTTGCTCTCCACATTAAccttctgtggtcccaatgtcaTTGATAATTTCTTCTGCAACTTCTTCTCCCTGGTGAAGCTCTCCTGCACTGACACTACAatggtggagactgtggtctTAACATCATCATTCCTATCCCTGTCTCCATTCCTTTGGACCCTGTTATCTTATAGTTGTATTCTGTCCTCCACTTTAAGGATTTCTTCTTCTACAGGGAGATACAGAGCTTTTTCCACTTGCTCCTCCCACTTGATTGTTGTGAGTGTGTTTTATGGCACCTTGTTTGTGGTGTACATGACACCAGCATTAGAAACAACACTCAATCTGAACAAGATTTTTTCACTTCTTTACACAGTGCTCACGCCCCTTCTCAATCCTTTAGTCTATAGTCTGAGAAACAAGGATGTCCAAATTGCTCTGAAGAATGGAGCAAAACTTTCCTGTTTAGTAAGGTAATCAGGACTAGAAAAAAATGTCCTCTATGAAGTTTAGGAATTGGATCTGACTTGAGGGTTATGAGAATTCATTTTAGAGAGCATTTGAGTAATTAAGGTTCAACTAGGGTCAATAAATTGTCAATACTGATTTCCATGGTAGATCAATAACTAAAGCATCCAgaatattatttattaatttgaaATACAAATTGACACATTAACTTTATATCAGGTGATAGAACATCatcttttaaacaaaaataatataattttatgTGTTTATCCATCTACACATTCTTATATCCTCACAACTCTCTCAGGAGTCAGTAGATGTTCTATACTAATGTGAAAAATGGATGAGAACTGCTAGTATTTTAAAATGGTCCTTACTAAGATGGAAAATTATGTGTCCAAACTggcatttcttgattgtagattgtTTATTTACATTTTCAAGACTAACTTAAAATTCAGAATAATTTaattagaaaaaattttttgattAAATTCTGCAGGAGTAAatgtaaaattaaagaaaaatagaagCAAAATTAGAAGGAAACTGACTTAAATGATTAAATAGTATAATTGTTTAAagaattttcctcattttatgaAAATCATAAGGTGAGTAAACTGTTCTAATAATGCCTTTATAGTATCTTTATTAACTGAAAATTACTTAGCAATCTGAAAGGAAAAACAATAGTCAAGAAAATCTTGCAGAAGGTGACCAAGTTTGAGATTTTACATTCAGGTAATCAAAACATTAAACAATTGCAGTAATTAAGGGAGTGTGTtatataaattaagaaaaaaattaaaacaatggaatgaatgaatgagtgtacAGAAATGGATTAAAACATATGTGGACATGAAATTTTTGACCAAGGTTAAACAAAACCCATAGGCAGTAACAAGAGTTTTTAATAAATGACGCTGACAGTGTGATATACATATatgatggagaaaagaaaaaacaaacaagatagCCCTACCATACACTATATAAATAAGTCACTTCCAAATGGATTATAGATTTAAATGTGAAAGCTTCAAGATAACTTTGGAAATTATGTTATTGTGATagcaaaatatttcttaaataatattaaACATAAAGGATAATATGAGTAAATTGGTGACAACATTAGAATTAAGAATACTTGTTTATCGAAGACATCACTGAGGGAAAATGAAAGCAAGAAAGAGCAATAgagataaagacacagagagtgatcaagagagagagagggagagaaagaatgaaCATATTTACAATACATGTATTAACTGACATGACGTTAATATCGAAAATACATAAAGAGCACCTACAAGTCAGTAACAATTTTTCAGCTAGCCAATTAGAAAAGCATAGGCAAGAAATTTTAACATGTACTTAAAATGGAAGAAAACCAATGGTCAAGAACATATGAAAAGATAATTGACCTCCTCTGGGTTTCAGCAGAGGTAGACCCTGAGAGTATAAGTAGTTTATTTGGGAATTGATTTAAGGAAGTAAAGATAGTAGATTGGGAAATTGACATAGGCATAGGAAGGAAACCAAATTCTGATCCATTAAGGAGAAAGTTACCAATGAGGAAAGCTGACTTTTGGAGATGATTCAGAGTGCATCTCTGAACTGCCTCATCCATGCAGCAAGATCATTGGAAAATTATTACCAACTCTGTTTGTTATTGGTGTCCCTGTGGCTGGAGTAAGGCCTATGTGTGATTACAGTACGAAATCATGGACTTGTACACAAAGGTGTGATAGATGGATGAACCAAAGGCAGCAACTGCATCCACAACAGTGCTGACTTGCATTATCCATTAGGGAATCTCAGATTAAATCACAATGAGAAACCACTACACCCTCACTACAATCCTACCAGAATGACTAAAACTATTGATAATACCAGGTGTTGTCAAGTTTTGAAGCAAACCGAACTCTTATATGCCACTGGTGGGAAAAGGATATGTTAGTGTCTAGTAAAtttaaacacataaaaaacaCATATAAATGCTTAAATCAACAATCCCTTTCCCAGATATTTACACAAGAGaaatgcatgtgtatgtatatactctAAGACATATGGATTGGCATGTTTAGAATGAGTATTattatacccaaaccaaacccagtgctgtcaagttgattctgactcatagcgaccctataggacagagtagaactgctccatagagttttcaaggagtgcctggtggatttgaactgccgaccttttggttacccgtagcacttaaccactatgccaccagggtttccgaataatTATAGGGAGAAAAAATTGGGAAACCTCAAAAATTTTCATCAACATCGGGATGGATATATATGTATTCATTAAAATAGTGtgactatatatatttttgttgttagttgccgttgagtccttTCCGATTCATTttcgactctatgtacaacagaatgaaacgttgcctggtcctgtaccatcctcacaatcgttgctatgtttgagcccactgttgcatccactgtgtcaatgtatcttgttgagggtcttctttttcactgaccctctattttaccaagcatgatgtccttctccaaggacgggtccttcctaataatatagccaagtacatgagacaaagtcttaccacccTTGGTTCTAAGAAGCTCTGTATCTGTACTTCTTcagagacagatttctttgttcttttggttgtccgtggtatattcaatattctttgctaacaccataaatcaaatgtatcaattcttcttcaaactttcttattcattgttcagctttcctaTACATATGAGACATTCGGAAATACTATGACTTCGGTCAAgtacaccttagacctcaaagtgatatctttgatttttaacgctttaaagaggtcatttgcagcagatttgtccaatgcattatgttgatttcttgactgatggttccatgggcattgattgtagagccaagtaaaatgaaattcctcacaacctcaatattttctccatttatcatgacgttgcttattggtccttttgtgaggatttttgttttcttgatgttgggGTGTAACTATAccaaaggctatagtctttgatcttcatcagtaagtgcttcaagtcctctttactatggacaagcaaggctgtgtcatctgggTATCAGAGATTGTTaacaagccttcctccaatcctgatactgtgttcttctttatatagttcaacttctcagattatttactcagcatacaaatgaataagcatggtgaaaggatacaaccctgacacacacctttccagatATGAAACAAGGCCAGTATTCCccattctgttggaatgactgcctcttgatatatgtacaggttccacttGAGCATACCTAAGTGTTCTtgatttcccattctttgcaatgttatccataatttgttatgagctacatagttgaatgcctttgcgtagtcaataaagaggtaaacatctttctggcattctctgcctgCAGCCAAGATAGATtggacatcagtaatgatatccctcttttcatgtcatcttctgaacctggcttgaatttctggcagttccctgtggatatactgctgcaaccacttttgatttaccttcagcaaaattttacttgcatgtgatattaatgatattttttgataatttccacattctgttggattaccttcctttggagtgggcacaaatatggatctcttccagttggttggccaggtagctatctttcaaatttcttggcatagatgtgtgagtacttccagtgttgtattcatttgttgaaacatcttcataggtattccatcagttcctggagcctcgtttttgccaatgtcttcagtgcaacttggatttcttccttcagtaccacccattcttgatcatatgctaactcctgaaatggttgaatgtccaccaattgttttcagtacagtgactctgtgtatccctgcCATTTTACCTtgaggcttcctgcatcattcaatattttgcccatagaatctttcagtgttgcaactacagtcttgaattttttcttcagttcattcaccttgagaaatactgagtgtgttcttcctttttggttttctaactccaggcctttgcacatttgtttatgacactttactttgtcttcttgatcctCCCTTTGAGATCTGCTGTTCAGCTTTTGTACTtggtcatttcttccatttgctttagctaccatacattcatgagcaagtttaaGAGCCTCTTCTggttccatcttggtcttttatgtctttcttgtctttttaatgtctttttttcatcatgtatgatgtccttgatgtcatcactCAACACATTTACTTTTCAATCACTAGGGTTTAGtgcatcaaatcaattcttgagatgatctctaaatccaaggggaatatactcaaggtcatactttggctctcatggacttgttttaattttcttcagcttcagcttgaactggcacatgagcaattttttttccattttcagtcagcccctggccttgttctgactatcaagcttctctatcatctatttccacagatatagttgatttgatttctgtgtattccatctggcaattTCTATGTTTATActcactatttatgttg
This genomic window contains:
- the LOC100661114 gene encoding olfactory receptor 11A1-like codes for the protein MENKRGNISIITYVVLLGFGDLKEVGTALFSLFLSLYVVTLCGNLLLILAVQTSPYLCHLSCVDVGYTSSIAPQLLREVLAGGVTISFPACVVQLYAVGSLLTVECFLLAVMSYDRYLAICWPLRYSVLMDIRTCVKLAVGSWIGGFLFVGIVLILLSTLTFCGPNVIDNFFCNFFSLVKLSCTDTTMVETVVLTSSFLSLSPFLWTLLSYSCILSSTLRISSSTGRYRAFSTCSSHLIVVSVFYGTLFVVYMTPALETTLNLNKIFSLLYTVLTPLLNPLVYSLRNKDVQIALKNGAKLSCLVR